One stretch of Pseudoramibacter sp. DNA includes these proteins:
- a CDS encoding APC family permease, with amino-acid sequence MANKKLGMGSVVATGVGLIVATSCLLSLGQGSAAIGTTFIISMVIACAINILFALSVSELNSLMPNITGGLPQYTLASMGPFITIVIMVGGYLACNTMVSSAECAMFGNTIHSVFPKTGIPASAYCVVLVAVLMIINLNGVDIFAKVQDFVAYALIVSLLILGILGTLKIGVGHPVTQPAVLSSKFSDITGLCGLAFFLFIGCEYVIPIGDKIDNPRQKIPAGMIISLTLVLTFQIFMCLGFKNYTPWAQLGKSTTPHVLYGTLLLGPVGTYWMAVVSVLAVVSSVNTVISSLAYIAAGMAKIGLLPEIFNKTNKKGAPVAGILLFGGIILVINALGLSTSSSLSFLILCGCAFWMLSYLITHINVLIFRKRLPNAPRKFKVPGGPVIPILGAAGMAWMFWNISSDPAQRIQIYIVCAVMVVILSIYAVIWIKKVMHRDLFKPFLMEEVMAMDNDLYAVYHDPKTGRLRANVSRGANVPDGSEA; translated from the coding sequence GTGGCAAATAAAAAACTCGGCATGGGCAGTGTGGTGGCCACCGGCGTCGGCCTCATCGTCGCGACAAGCTGTCTGCTTTCCCTCGGTCAAGGCTCTGCTGCCATCGGGACGACGTTCATCATCTCAATGGTCATTGCCTGCGCCATCAACATTTTGTTCGCGCTGTCGGTTTCTGAGCTCAACTCCCTGATGCCCAACATCACCGGCGGCCTGCCCCAGTACACCCTGGCCAGCATGGGCCCTTTCATCACCATCGTCATCATGGTCGGCGGCTACCTGGCCTGCAACACTATGGTCAGCTCGGCGGAATGCGCCATGTTCGGCAACACCATTCACAGCGTCTTTCCCAAAACCGGTATTCCGGCCTCGGCCTACTGCGTCGTCCTCGTCGCGGTCCTCATGATCATCAACTTAAACGGGGTCGACATCTTCGCCAAGGTTCAGGATTTTGTCGCCTACGCCCTCATCGTGTCCCTGCTGATTCTCGGCATCCTCGGCACCTTAAAAATCGGCGTCGGCCATCCGGTGACCCAGCCCGCTGTACTCTCCTCTAAATTCTCCGACATCACCGGCCTCTGCGGACTGGCCTTCTTCCTCTTCATCGGCTGCGAATACGTCATCCCGATCGGGGACAAAATTGACAATCCCCGCCAGAAAATCCCGGCAGGCATGATCATCTCCTTGACCCTCGTGCTCACTTTCCAGATTTTCATGTGCCTCGGCTTTAAGAACTACACCCCGTGGGCGCAGCTCGGTAAGAGCACAACTCCTCACGTCTTGTACGGCACCCTCCTCCTTGGTCCTGTAGGAACTTACTGGATGGCTGTGGTTTCCGTCCTCGCCGTGGTCTCGTCTGTGAACACGGTCATTTCCTCCCTGGCCTACATTGCAGCGGGCATGGCGAAGATCGGACTGCTCCCTGAAATCTTCAACAAGACCAACAAAAAGGGCGCTCCGGTCGCCGGCATCCTCCTCTTCGGCGGCATCATCCTCGTCATCAACGCCCTGGGGCTGTCGACATCCTCTTCATTGTCATTCTTAATCCTCTGCGGATGCGCCTTCTGGATGCTGTCTTACCTCATCACCCACATCAACGTGCTCATCTTCAGAAAACGCCTGCCCAACGCCCCCCGGAAATTCAAAGTTCCCGGCGGACCGGTCATCCCGATTCTCGGCGCAGCCGGCATGGCCTGGATGTTCTGGAACATCTCCTCTGATCCGGCACAGCGCATTCAGATTTACATCGTCTGTGCCGTCATGGTTGTGATTTTAAGCATCTACGCGGTGATCTGGATCAAAAAAGTCATGCACCGCGATTTGTTCAAGCCCTTCCTGATGGAAGAAGTCATGGCCATGGACAACGATTTGTACGCGGTTTACCACGATCCAAAGACCGGGCGCCTGCGCGCCAACGTCAGCCGCGGGGCCAATGTCCCCGACGGCAGTGAAGCTTGA
- a CDS encoding P-II family nitrogen regulator: MKFSRVEIIMDNAKLEALLSAVGQYGISGITVYQVLGCGVQYGSKEYEGVAKTTPTLLPKQVAMVVMPTDQVKAFLKFVSEELYTGHIGDGKIFVSDIEEIMRVRTGEVGIEALEPQKH; this comes from the coding sequence ATGAAATTTTCAAGAGTTGAAATCATTATGGACAACGCGAAATTAGAAGCCCTGCTCAGTGCGGTCGGCCAGTACGGCATTTCCGGCATCACCGTTTACCAGGTTCTGGGCTGCGGCGTCCAGTACGGCTCTAAAGAATACGAAGGCGTCGCCAAAACGACCCCAACCCTGCTGCCGAAGCAGGTTGCCATGGTCGTCATGCCGACAGATCAGGTGAAGGCTTTTCTGAAATTTGTCAGCGAAGAGCTGTACACCGGCCACATCGGCGACGGCAAGATTTTCGTCTCAGACATCGAAGAAATCATGCGGGTGCGCACCGGCGAAGTCGGCATCGAAGCCCTGGAGCCCCAAAAGCACTAG
- a CDS encoding UDP binding domain-containing protein, with the protein MMKTKPETLTQHPDQAPVGVIGLTVTGLAWAAVQAEKGLEVLASDADEDTAAGIQEELLLPGVEPGLEEAVRKQIEGQRLTVLSQPRMIYRRCRFITLCCMTPRSEDNQPSLRFCESLVRQAAFQCPEDTVIAVKTVLPPGSIRHLQQLADEAAKDRDDGLKAVHVTALPELYDDGHMLRAMRGDGPLVVGTDARYSALESVLSKLDETGRRILFCTPEEAEAAAVSDAGQVAFAQILANYFQDIAAHCGADSGKVAEILLKADQMRRRFSAHGYRSAGSGGRRLAEEMANLSAFETDSPSMVKAMETANAAHYEKVKAWLLPVVQKQIAAGGRIAVLGLSNAPGTDDLRETPAVELIKAMAAPYEDQAPEGFKPFALYLPWGMDQAKWRLFRTRDAFEFCTSVADATKNAAMVLILGTWPGMGRMLTPALAKRMAGNLIIDTTGSLDKKKAAGLGLRAAVLFETLEDSGKMGYTEKA; encoded by the coding sequence ATGATGAAAACGAAACCCGAAACATTGACGCAGCATCCAGATCAGGCGCCGGTCGGGGTCATCGGCCTGACGGTGACCGGCCTCGCGTGGGCCGCAGTCCAGGCTGAAAAAGGCCTTGAAGTTCTGGCTTCGGATGCCGACGAAGACACCGCCGCCGGCATTCAGGAAGAGCTGCTCCTGCCTGGGGTCGAACCGGGTCTGGAAGAGGCGGTTAGGAAACAGATAGAAGGGCAGCGCCTGACCGTGCTGTCCCAGCCGCGGATGATTTACCGGCGTTGCCGGTTTATCACCCTGTGCTGCATGACGCCCCGAAGCGAAGACAACCAGCCGTCCCTCCGGTTCTGCGAGTCTCTGGTGCGCCAGGCCGCGTTCCAGTGTCCGGAAGACACCGTCATCGCCGTAAAAACGGTGCTGCCTCCCGGGAGCATCCGCCACCTTCAGCAGTTGGCTGACGAAGCGGCGAAAGACCGGGACGACGGCCTGAAGGCGGTGCACGTCACGGCCCTGCCGGAGCTTTACGACGACGGGCATATGCTTCGGGCGATGCGCGGGGACGGGCCCCTCGTCGTCGGAACGGACGCCCGTTATTCGGCCCTTGAATCCGTCCTTTCAAAACTCGACGAAACCGGCAGACGCATCCTTTTCTGCACGCCGGAAGAGGCGGAGGCGGCCGCGGTCTCCGATGCGGGGCAGGTGGCTTTCGCTCAGATCCTTGCGAATTATTTTCAGGATATCGCCGCCCACTGCGGCGCCGACAGCGGTAAAGTGGCGGAAATTTTATTAAAAGCGGATCAGATGCGCCGCCGCTTTTCGGCGCACGGGTACCGCTCTGCGGGCTCAGGGGGCCGGCGCCTCGCCGAAGAAATGGCCAATTTATCGGCTTTCGAAACGGACAGTCCGTCTATGGTGAAGGCGATGGAAACGGCCAACGCGGCCCATTATGAAAAAGTCAAGGCGTGGCTGCTGCCTGTCGTTCAAAAACAAATCGCGGCCGGCGGCCGAATCGCGGTGCTGGGGCTGTCCAACGCGCCGGGAACCGACGACCTCCGGGAAACCCCCGCTGTGGAACTTATTAAAGCCATGGCGGCCCCCTATGAAGATCAGGCGCCGGAAGGATTTAAGCCTTTCGCCCTCTATCTGCCCTGGGGGATGGATCAGGCCAAGTGGCGCCTTTTCAGGACCCGGGACGCCTTTGAATTTTGTACCAGTGTGGCAGACGCCACGAAAAACGCCGCAATGGTTTTAATTCTGGGAACCTGGCCGGGCATGGGCCGGATGCTGACCCCGGCGCTGGCCAAGCGCATGGCTGGAAACCTTATCATCGATACCACGGGAAGTCTCGACAAAAAAAAGGCCGCCGGGCTCGGCCTCAGGGCCGCGGTGCTGTTTGAAACCCTTGAAGATTCGGGCAAAATGGGCTATACTGAAAAGGCATAA
- the galU gene encoding UTP--glucose-1-phosphate uridylyltransferase GalU, translating to MTSEVRKAVIPAAGLGTRFLPVTKSVPKEILPIVDKPTIQYIVEEIVASGITDILIITGRNKEIIINHFDHVPELEFNLKMKGKNAELKMVEDITNMANIYTIRQGEAKGLGHAVLCAKEFVGDEPFAVVLGDDIVYNKDNPALKQMINVYNKYQTSVIGVQRVPEDQVDKYGIVSGKAINDYEFSVDDLVEKPPIDEAPSNLAILGRYVITPDIFEILEHTGRGAGGEIQLTDALRKLARRQKMIAYDFAGRRYDVGDKLGFLEATVEYGLRTPGVGDRFKAYLENLNLDGDK from the coding sequence ATGACAAGTGAAGTAAGAAAAGCGGTTATTCCGGCGGCCGGATTGGGCACGCGCTTTTTGCCGGTGACCAAATCGGTGCCAAAGGAAATTCTGCCCATCGTCGACAAACCGACGATTCAATACATCGTAGAAGAAATTGTGGCTTCGGGGATCACGGATATTCTCATCATCACCGGCCGCAACAAGGAAATCATCATCAACCATTTCGACCATGTGCCGGAACTGGAATTCAACCTGAAGATGAAAGGCAAGAACGCCGAACTTAAAATGGTTGAAGACATCACCAACATGGCCAACATTTACACCATCCGCCAGGGCGAAGCCAAGGGCCTCGGCCACGCGGTGCTGTGCGCTAAGGAATTTGTCGGGGATGAACCCTTCGCCGTCGTTTTAGGGGACGACATCGTCTACAACAAAGACAACCCGGCCCTGAAGCAGATGATCAATGTCTACAACAAATATCAGACCTCGGTCATCGGCGTTCAGCGGGTGCCTGAAGATCAGGTCGACAAATACGGAATCGTGTCCGGCAAAGCCATCAACGACTACGAATTCTCCGTGGACGATCTGGTGGAAAAGCCGCCCATAGACGAAGCGCCGAGCAACCTGGCGATTTTGGGCCGCTACGTCATCACCCCGGACATTTTCGAAATTCTCGAACACACCGGGCGCGGCGCAGGGGGCGAAATTCAGCTCACCGACGCGCTGAGAAAACTGGCCCGTCGCCAGAAGATGATCGCTTACGATTTTGCGGGGCGCCGCTACGACGTCGGCGACAAACTGGGCTTCCTCGAAGCGACCGTGGAATACGGCCTGCGTACGCCGGGCGTTGGCGACCGCTTCAAGGCTTATCTGGAAAACCTGAACCTCGACGGGGACAAATAA
- the ppk1 gene encoding polyphosphate kinase 1, whose protein sequence is MPNETIENNETTAPAADASHLNPYSYMQNRELSWLNFNDRVLSEAQDPTVPLIERLRFVQIFVSNLDEFFRVRVGSLIDMVPAGDAYHDSKTGWTAEEQLQHIYSAARTLCSKKDRVYFHLEHKLRHQDIWHLSYDELTDDEQEYIEQYFQNHILPLLSPLIIDAHHPFPHLRNKKIEIGVVLKDQAGRKVFAIIPIPDSLPDVIYLPSRHNLRYISTEDVVFDYADIIFDTYTIVEKVKMSITRNADIHADDEDFEINDDFRSIMRDMLKRRKRLAPLRLELSNLVSDECYNFLKKKLRLADAQIFYVKAPMRLSYAYPIADKLNDEQKAELLYHPFVPQIPDSVNMKRKIEPQVKDHDILLSFPYESMDPFIKMVSEAADDPSVRAIAITIYRLSSKSKLVEAICRAAENGKNVTTLIELRARFDEQNNIDWSERLENAGCTVIYGTPGFKVHSKICLITREKNGEITYQTQIGTGNYNEKTATLYTDLSLLTANQAIGLDAMHFFQNMGLEKLNAKYDQLIVSPSTLKSTVLKLMDEQIAKGDEGEMFFKLNSLTDVDIIKKLKEASCAGVKIQMIIRGICCIVPGIPGVTENITVRSVVGRYLEHSRIYRFGADDDQKMYIASADFMTRNTERRVEVGAPILDPAVQEKINHLVDIMLHDTSKARLLGPDKLYHPILNANGEPLPPFNCQQAQMDEAIKNSFKNQSTQMPSSPAKTKKKSSIFSKLFHHGE, encoded by the coding sequence ATGCCTAACGAAACAATCGAAAACAACGAAACCACCGCACCGGCTGCCGATGCGTCTCATTTAAATCCCTACTCCTACATGCAGAACCGGGAATTGTCCTGGCTGAATTTCAACGACCGCGTGCTGAGCGAAGCCCAGGACCCGACAGTTCCTTTAATCGAACGCCTGCGCTTTGTCCAGATCTTCGTGTCCAATCTCGATGAATTCTTCCGGGTCCGCGTCGGCTCCCTCATCGACATGGTGCCGGCTGGCGACGCCTACCACGACAGCAAAACAGGCTGGACCGCTGAAGAACAGCTCCAGCACATCTACAGCGCCGCCCGAACCCTGTGCTCAAAAAAAGACCGGGTTTACTTCCACCTCGAACACAAGCTGCGCCATCAGGACATCTGGCACCTTTCCTACGACGAACTCACCGACGACGAACAGGAATACATCGAACAGTATTTTCAAAACCACATCCTGCCCCTGCTCTCGCCCTTGATCATCGACGCCCATCATCCGTTCCCCCATCTTCGGAACAAGAAAATCGAAATCGGCGTCGTTCTGAAGGACCAGGCCGGCCGCAAGGTGTTCGCCATCATCCCGATTCCGGACAGCCTGCCCGACGTCATTTATCTGCCGTCCCGCCACAATCTGCGCTACATCTCGACGGAAGACGTGGTGTTTGACTACGCCGACATCATTTTCGACACCTACACCATCGTCGAAAAAGTCAAAATGTCCATTACCCGGAACGCCGACATCCACGCCGACGACGAAGATTTCGAAATCAACGATGATTTCCGTTCCATCATGCGCGATATGCTCAAACGCCGGAAGCGTCTGGCGCCGCTGCGTCTGGAACTGTCGAATTTAGTCAGCGACGAATGCTACAATTTCTTAAAAAAGAAGCTGCGCCTGGCCGATGCCCAGATCTTCTACGTCAAAGCCCCGATGCGCCTGAGCTACGCCTACCCCATCGCCGACAAACTGAATGACGAACAAAAGGCCGAACTGCTGTACCATCCCTTTGTGCCCCAGATTCCGGATTCGGTCAACATGAAGCGCAAGATCGAACCCCAGGTAAAGGATCACGACATCCTGCTCTCCTTCCCCTACGAATCCATGGACCCCTTCATCAAAATGGTGTCTGAAGCAGCCGATGACCCCTCTGTGCGCGCCATCGCCATCACCATTTACCGGCTGTCTTCCAAGAGCAAACTGGTCGAAGCGATCTGCCGGGCGGCCGAAAACGGCAAAAACGTCACGACCCTCATCGAACTCCGGGCCCGTTTCGACGAACAGAACAACATCGACTGGTCGGAACGCCTCGAAAATGCGGGCTGCACCGTCATCTACGGCACCCCGGGCTTCAAGGTTCACTCCAAGATCTGCCTGATCACCCGGGAAAAGAACGGCGAAATCACCTACCAGACCCAGATCGGCACCGGCAACTACAACGAAAAGACGGCAACCCTCTACACCGATTTGTCGCTGCTCACCGCCAACCAGGCCATCGGTCTGGACGCCATGCATTTCTTCCAGAACATGGGCCTGGAAAAATTGAACGCCAAGTACGATCAGCTCATCGTTTCGCCTTCGACCCTGAAATCCACTGTGTTAAAACTCATGGACGAACAGATCGCCAAGGGCGACGAAGGGGAAATGTTCTTCAAACTCAACTCCCTCACCGACGTGGACATCATCAAAAAACTCAAGGAAGCGTCCTGCGCCGGGGTTAAAATTCAGATGATCATCCGCGGCATCTGCTGCATCGTCCCCGGTATCCCCGGCGTGACGGAAAACATCACCGTGCGCAGCGTTGTGGGCCGCTACCTGGAACACTCCCGGATCTACCGCTTCGGTGCCGATGACGATCAGAAAATGTACATCGCTTCGGCGGACTTCATGACCCGGAACACCGAACGCCGTGTAGAAGTCGGCGCACCAATCCTCGACCCGGCAGTTCAGGAAAAGATCAACCACCTCGTCGACATCATGCTGCACGACACCTCAAAAGCCAGGCTCCTCGGACCGGACAAACTCTACCATCCGATTCTCAACGCCAACGGCGAACCGCTGCCGCCTTTTAACTGCCAGCAGGCCCAGATGGACGAAGCCATTAAAAACAGCTTTAAGAACCAAAGCACCCAGATGCCTTCTTCTCCGGCCAAAACAAAGAAAAAATCTTCGATTTTTTCAAAGCTCTTCCATCACGGCGAATAA
- a CDS encoding gamma-glutamyl-gamma-aminobutyrate hydrolase family protein — MKQPVIGILPLIDIQRESYWMLPGYMDGILAAGGVPLMLPYTEDPAVLAHFVKICDGFLFPGGQDVSPDYYGQTRQTDEDEVCAPLDRMSVALFRKVRQADKPVLGICRGLQLINVIYGGTLYQDLPSEHPEGVSHHQAPPYDAPAHCVSVAPGTLLENIVGVRELAVNSLHHQAVKDVGNGLTVQAVSEDGIVEGLSDSKAAFLLAVQWHPECAFKSDPKSLALFRAFADACRIA; from the coding sequence ATGAAACAGCCTGTCATCGGCATATTGCCTTTAATCGATATCCAGCGGGAAAGCTACTGGATGCTGCCGGGATATATGGACGGCATTTTGGCGGCAGGGGGCGTTCCGCTGATGCTGCCTTACACGGAAGATCCCGCCGTCCTTGCACACTTTGTTAAAATTTGCGACGGTTTCTTGTTTCCCGGCGGCCAGGATGTGAGCCCGGACTATTACGGGCAGACGCGGCAGACAGACGAGGATGAAGTCTGTGCGCCTCTGGATCGGATGAGCGTCGCGCTTTTCCGTAAAGTGCGGCAGGCGGACAAGCCGGTTTTGGGCATCTGCCGCGGCCTTCAGCTGATTAACGTGATTTACGGCGGGACCCTGTATCAGGATCTGCCTTCGGAGCATCCTGAAGGGGTCAGCCATCATCAGGCGCCGCCTTACGACGCTCCGGCCCACTGCGTGAGCGTCGCGCCGGGCACTTTGCTCGAAAACATTGTCGGCGTCCGGGAGCTCGCCGTGAATTCCCTGCACCATCAGGCGGTCAAAGATGTGGGAAACGGTCTGACCGTACAGGCCGTTTCAGAGGACGGCATCGTCGAGGGCCTCAGCGATTCAAAGGCGGCTTTTCTCCTCGCTGTGCAGTGGCATCCGGAATGCGCTTTCAAAAGCGACCCCAAGAGCCTTGCGCTGTTCAGGGCTTTTGCAGACGCGTGCCGCATTGCTTAA
- a CDS encoding chitobiase/beta-hexosaminidase C-terminal domain-containing protein, whose product MKCHHCGAALKPGMKFCPQCGQAVGEPKETKQAPKVQKPKKRRLNFGKVKITAAVVVLILVAAGVGAAALLFQNHEYQTSIDLGNRNLDQKAYTAAKASFAEAVKMNDRRPEGYEGQAAVALAKGQTGTAETNLKKAKRRRDTNYGKALRAQAAAAEDQDKDAKALLNQIVIAESLDRRTAVAGAKAARKIGEFKLGEKIVSRGIKSTKDKADLKRLYRAQIDLYIAEGRSNTAVSKLIDESAQATGDADMLKLKKTLLVSRPTFVSKPGHYDIGFKLKLKAGRKSDILYYTTDGSRPNRKSKVYAGAFLLPPGATTVRVVAYNSSGRSGTVLNGVYTVSELAAPKAQDWQDTKLEDMDGVSFSWNAVSGASGYEVQITKNQGDSTENVRPVNWNDQTTSVAVYTSDSGYTLKGKVRAYITVDGKRYYSEWSNEISRDI is encoded by the coding sequence ATGAAATGTCATCATTGCGGCGCAGCTTTGAAGCCCGGCATGAAATTCTGTCCCCAGTGCGGACAGGCGGTTGGGGAACCAAAGGAGACCAAACAGGCGCCAAAAGTTCAAAAACCGAAAAAGCGGCGGCTTAATTTTGGAAAAGTCAAGATTACGGCGGCAGTGGTGGTTTTGATTCTGGTGGCTGCCGGCGTCGGCGCCGCAGCTTTGCTCTTTCAGAATCACGAATACCAGACGTCCATCGATCTGGGCAACCGCAACCTCGATCAGAAAGCCTACACCGCGGCCAAGGCGTCTTTTGCCGAAGCCGTTAAGATGAACGACCGGCGGCCGGAGGGCTACGAAGGCCAGGCGGCGGTAGCCCTGGCCAAGGGGCAGACCGGGACCGCGGAAACCAATTTAAAAAAAGCGAAGCGCCGCAGGGACACCAATTACGGAAAGGCCCTTCGGGCTCAGGCGGCCGCTGCAGAAGATCAGGACAAGGACGCCAAGGCACTGTTAAATCAAATCGTGATTGCGGAAAGCCTCGACCGGCGCACCGCGGTCGCCGGCGCCAAGGCGGCGAGAAAAATCGGCGAGTTCAAGCTGGGCGAAAAAATTGTCAGCCGCGGCATCAAATCCACGAAAGACAAAGCCGATCTGAAACGCCTTTACAGAGCGCAGATTGATCTTTATATTGCAGAAGGCCGCAGCAACACGGCGGTTTCAAAACTTATCGATGAAAGTGCCCAGGCCACAGGAGATGCCGATATGCTCAAACTCAAAAAAACCCTTCTCGTGAGCCGGCCGACCTTTGTGTCGAAGCCGGGACATTACGATATTGGGTTCAAACTCAAACTCAAGGCGGGACGGAAATCGGATATTCTGTATTACACGACTGACGGCAGCCGCCCGAACCGCAAGTCGAAGGTTTACGCCGGTGCGTTTCTGCTGCCGCCGGGCGCCACAACGGTCCGCGTCGTGGCCTACAACAGCTCGGGCCGCAGCGGCACAGTGCTGAACGGCGTCTACACGGTTTCAGAATTGGCGGCGCCTAAGGCTCAGGACTGGCAGGACACCAAGCTTGAAGACATGGACGGCGTGAGCTTTTCGTGGAACGCCGTTTCCGGCGCCAGCGGCTACGAGGTGCAGATCACCAAGAATCAGGGCGACAGCACCGAAAATGTGCGCCCGGTGAACTGGAACGACCAGACCACCTCGGTTGCGGTTTACACCAGCGACTCCGGCTACACCCTGAAGGGCAAGGTGCGCGCTTATATCACCGTCGACGGCAAGCGCTACTATTCAGAGTGGAGCAACGAAATCAGCCGGGATATTTAA
- a CDS encoding nitroreductase encodes MENQVMKALLERRSCRKYKSDPVPDGLLDQITAAGLNAASGRGRQSAIIIQVTNKTLRDQLSKLNGEIMGTTSDPFYGAPAVLIVLADKNVPTYLYDGSLVMGNMLTAAEGLGLGACWIHRAKQEFEQPEGKAILKRLGIEGDYEGIGHCIVGYRDDTPKDIPRNPGRLFKID; translated from the coding sequence ATGGAAAATCAGGTTATGAAAGCATTGTTGGAACGGCGCAGCTGCAGAAAATACAAATCAGATCCTGTGCCGGACGGTCTTTTGGACCAGATCACAGCGGCGGGCCTCAACGCGGCGTCAGGCAGAGGCCGTCAGTCGGCGATCATCATTCAGGTCACCAATAAAACCCTCCGGGATCAGCTGTCGAAACTCAACGGCGAAATCATGGGCACCACCTCAGATCCCTTTTACGGGGCACCGGCAGTTCTCATTGTTTTAGCTGACAAAAACGTGCCGACGTATCTGTATGACGGCTCCCTGGTGATGGGCAATATGCTCACAGCGGCAGAAGGCCTGGGCCTCGGGGCGTGCTGGATTCACCGCGCCAAACAGGAATTTGAACAGCCTGAAGGCAAGGCAATTTTGAAACGCCTGGGCATTGAAGGCGATTACGAAGGCATCGGCCACTGCATCGTCGGCTACCGGGACGATACCCCAAAGGACATTCCGAGAAATCCGGGACGTCTGTTTAAGATCGATTGA
- the mutY gene encoding A/G-specific adenine glycosylase: protein MKPVLSIPAPSEGTADALLKWFDENKRDLPFRKPAKTTRADPYHVWISEIMAQQTQIDTLVPYYNRFVEKFPTLDALAEASEQDVLKAWEGLGYYARARNLRKAAVEIKALGEFPRTPEALSKLPGIGPYTAGAVASLAFNERATAVDGNVMRVAARLMDSPADTALPATRNLISNWLLTWMPEDRPGDFNEALMELGALVCTPKSPSCLICPWRSCCLALARGTIAKRPVKSKKIKHRQQKIAAALVKDPDGRLLILKRPDKGLLAGLWGLPAVAYTNKQAGLSQLTALISEKLGLAVPKPVFVKNDRHVFTHITWQIAVYRCDLSVSASPKDPDWLFASAEALNQAYPLPTAFSKLL, encoded by the coding sequence ATGAAACCTGTATTATCTATTCCAGCCCCTTCAGAGGGCACCGCCGACGCCCTGCTGAAGTGGTTTGACGAAAACAAGAGAGACCTGCCTTTCAGAAAGCCGGCGAAAACGACCCGCGCGGACCCTTACCACGTCTGGATCTCTGAAATCATGGCGCAGCAGACCCAGATCGACACCCTGGTGCCTTACTACAACCGGTTTGTCGAAAAATTCCCGACCCTGGACGCTTTGGCCGAAGCCAGCGAGCAGGACGTCCTCAAAGCCTGGGAAGGGCTGGGCTACTACGCCAGGGCCCGCAATCTCAGGAAGGCCGCCGTTGAAATCAAAGCTCTCGGCGAATTTCCAAGAACCCCTGAAGCCTTGTCCAAACTCCCCGGAATCGGCCCTTACACCGCCGGGGCCGTCGCTTCCCTCGCCTTTAACGAAAGGGCGACGGCCGTGGACGGCAACGTCATGCGGGTGGCGGCCCGGCTCATGGACAGCCCGGCGGACACCGCCCTGCCGGCGACCCGGAACCTGATTTCAAACTGGCTTTTAACCTGGATGCCCGAAGACCGGCCCGGGGACTTCAACGAAGCCCTCATGGAGCTCGGCGCCCTGGTCTGCACGCCCAAATCCCCCTCCTGCCTGATCTGTCCGTGGCGCAGCTGCTGTCTAGCCCTGGCCCGGGGGACGATTGCCAAACGCCCGGTCAAATCCAAAAAGATCAAACACCGTCAGCAGAAAATCGCCGCTGCTCTGGTAAAAGACCCCGACGGCCGGCTCTTGATCTTAAAACGTCCGGACAAGGGCCTCCTCGCCGGACTCTGGGGGCTGCCCGCTGTGGCTTACACCAACAAACAGGCCGGACTTTCCCAGCTGACGGCGCTAATCAGCGAAAAGCTGGGACTTGCTGTGCCAAAGCCGGTTTTCGTCAAAAACGACCGCCACGTCTTTACCCATATCACCTGGCAGATCGCCGTCTACCGCTGTGATCTCAGTGTTTCGGCATCGCCAAAAGATCCAGATTGGCTTTTTGCCAGCGCTGAAGCTTTAAATCAGGCCTATCCCCTGCCTACGGCTTTTTCCAAGCTGCTTTAA